ACATGGAGTTTCTCTGCTCATTCACCTTTGCAGTTGGGTGTAGTAAAGCAGTAGTAATATCTCATTCATCAAACTGTAATGGTTTGCAACTGTATCATTGGCAACCTCTTTTATTAGCTGTCATgtgtgttcaatccggatatcggttcggtttcggttcggtttttcggtatttcggttagtaaaatataactaccattctaaatccatatttactgcggttcggttcggtttatataccgtcggttttcggtttattcgattttataccaaaaaacataattctttattttgggatcatattatatgaattttagagtcttgttgtcaacacattcatttattaaaaaatattataagtttaaataaaagaacaaaaataaaaaatgtttctatcatctaataaaataatcaaatctataattaaaatcaaagctcaaaattttgatagtaaaaataaaaaacaaaaaataaaacagaagcacGAAGCACGAAGcataaaaaataagttattatattctttcatatttagcgttcatcaaagtcatgtttcttctattaaacacgaaactatattcgtttatagataaaaaaaaattatgaagaatttccactaattgttatcatcaaatttataatatttatttcaacTTAGTAAAtgctaaattaaagcaaaaagatcaaaagaagactaagaaaataagaagcatgtttgcgatgaattgttatttaattatagttcaagtgttttacaaatcaggactattttattactgtaaaaaatatggtaatagttattagcaaaaaaaattaacttatgattttcatacgttgttataaaatatacacatatttacatgtttctattttttgatcggttttattcggtttattcggttttatcggttatataccgaaccatatccaaatcctacgggttttttaaaatcatatccattcggtttgtatggtatataccaaatccaaaccatattatctatttcggtttggttcggttcggtacggttcgttTTTgtcatattgaacagccctatgTGTGGGATATATAAGAGCATATCCGATGGTGATACCCCATTGGAGTCCTTAGAAAAAgcgtttttttgattttttaattattattatttttttcagattaaaaaaaaaaaatgtcaaccAATCGCGGACTGTCACATGTCGTGGGGGCCTACAAATAGTGCAAAGATTCACTAagaaaaagtttttattttgcattttaaaGATTGAATAATTAACTTTTGGTGGGATccactgattatttaattatttttcctaAGTACTCCCCTTAACTATTGCTGTTGTGGATGCTTTAAGAGCACCTTTATTGGGTAGTTTCTTGAAAATAAATTCTTAGCagataaatattaatagtaTAATACAATTTgtacttttaattaaaattaattttcttataaatgcttaactaaataaaaacatgacatttttcttattaattagtGCAAGAAGTTCTTGCACAGTCTACGCAGAAATATTTtcactttctctttctctaattttctgatttttttcttaattaatgaaatataagACTTAATTATATCCAGAACTCATCAAAGGACTTGCTCTAATACGACGTTGAAAACTATTACATGACATGTTAATAGTTAAcaatacataagaaaaaaaaaatagctaaCAATATATCATGTGATTGATGTTTTAGCTTTTTATATTTAAGAAGTTAAAGTAGTAAATATGAATGATAAAAGTTTTTTAATGTTGGAGTTCATGTATCGGATTTCTAATGTTGTTTCGGCCCAATAATATAACAGGCCCACTAATTGAATCACTACCCGCCACTAAAAAAACCAGAGATGAATCGACGCTTCTGAAGTAACACCATGTCGGACGATTGCCCAGAGATAGACGGCGTTACAGCCGCCGTAGAAAAGCACAGCCACCGCAAAATCAAACGAGCTAGAGATTCAATCAACGGTGTGGATTCCATCAGCTCTCTACCCGACGCGATCCTTCAacaaatcttctctcaaattCCGACAAAGTACGCAATCAGAACCTCTGGTTTGTCCAAACGATGGAGGCACGTATGGTCCCAAACACCATCTCTCGACATCGATTGCTACAGATACGAACCCGATTCGGTCTACGAAACCTTAGCTAGAAGATACTCATCTCCCAAAATCACGAGCTTTCGTCTCTCTATCAGCACCACCGAGGCTAAACCTAAACAGATCGACAGCTTGATCGAGTTCGCCGTGTCTCGCAGCACGGAGAAGCTGTCTCTAGAGTTCCGTCATGCTTACGCTGTGGCTTACCGTTTCCCCGAGGTCTTCTTCACCAGCTGCTCTTTAAAACAGCTCTTTGTCGAGTCGGGAACTATCGATACGATTCCTGGACACAACACCGTGTCTTGGAGATCTTTAAAGACATTATCTTTGAGAGGCTGTGTGCTTTCTGATGAGGCATGCGCCAAGATCTTGTCTGGCTCTCCGCTTCTCGAATGCTTGACGTTGTTTTGTTATAAACTCGAGCGTCTTGATCTGAGCGAGTGTCTGATGTTAAAGAGGTTGGATGTTCAATGCTGGGAACAGATGACTCACAGTGATGAGTCGCGATGTGACTTAGCGGACGTCTCTTCTTTAACGGAAGCTAACGTGAACATCAACTGTTCCAGGCGTCTTGGTTTCTTGTATGATGACTTTGGCGATCCGGAGACTGGTTTAGCTGATTCGCTTCAAGTGTTGATCCTCCGGACGCTTGAGAAGTTGCAGAACGTGGAGAAACTTACTTTGTGTGGGGCTTTATGTCTTCAGGTattctcttattttatttacCAAAAGTGAAATGATTAAATATTTGCATTTTTCATagttgattttttgttttgttttgtattgtttaGATCTTGTCTCTTGCCATCGTCTGTGGTGTTCCTTTTCCGATGTTCAAGAAGATGGAAGCTTTGACTCTTGAAACGGCTATCTATCCTTCTATTGTTCCTGGTGTAGCAAAGCTGCTACAAAACTCGCCAAGATTAGAGAAGATCAAACTAGACACAGTTGACTGCAAAATGTTAGaggtatataatatatttaaccatCAACCACACATTATAGACCATTGTCAatcttcacttttttttttgtttgtagttCTAGTATTGTGAAAAcattattatctttttattccTGCTGCATGCAGGAGACTCGTCTTACCAACTACTTGTATTGGAAAGGCTTGGAGACGCGTGGATGTTGGAAACCAAAAGATTTGGACTGTCCGAGTTTGTCTGAACCAGGACTCATGAGTTCTGTCATGAAGTTTCTGATGAAAACAAGTGGAGACGCTTGGTATAAGGTTGGGAGTTACACTTTCTCACTAAACAAAAACTCTGAGTTGTCCTTTGTCACTGACTTGACTCAAGACTGTTTCTTTCGTTGAATATTAttcgtataatttttttttcttataaagacGTTCTCTCtgtaatgaaattatttatatttaatagatttttaatttgACTTTTTGATGCAGCATACTAGTAAGAGATTGATTTATTGGCCCCACACCAAATTTTTATCCCtggaacctctaggttcaccaaccaatagtgtttgagtatttgatactTTCTCCGTTTTATATTAAGTGtcactttagaaaaaaaatttcgttacaaaataaatatcgttttcgatttttaatgcaaaatttatttttttattagttgaaatatggttaggtgtatagctaatagtatttttttataggaaatgtacaaaattaactGTTTTCTTAATTCGTGTgccgaaacctaaaacgacatttataatgaaacagatggagtatttgatatcttttaaaaaaaaaaaattgaatatccaaattagattatatttttaaaataaaataataaaaatacataaaaatagttacaaaacataaattaattaatattgttaagtcttcagcaaaatactaaaccttataccctaaatcctaaaccctaaatcctaaacgttaaaccttaaactttggataaactctaaaccgttggaaaatcttaaaccctaaatcatacattaaaaactaaattttaatagcactaaaccctaaatcctaatcactaaaccctaaatccttgggtaaactctgaacccttggataaatcataaactttagggtttaattttaaatatttttgatttagagtttatatgtACTAagtaattatcattttttaaaaatgaacacAATAAAAAATGGGATCATAACATTTGGGTTTAATAATTATATGCTTAGTTTCTATCCCTCGCGGAACTACGTGGTGTTCCTTTCCCAACGTTAAAGGTGGTCCAAACTTTGACTCTGTATACCATGTTTGCAAGATCTGTGATTTCCGGTATAGCAAGGTTACTACAAAATTCACCTGGTTTAAAGAAGCTTATAGTACACGCAAAGGAACGACCGACGTTCATAGAGGTATTTGTTTTTAACCCGAAACATCTTTTATACCATGCAAACTAAGGGATTTGTGTATAGGATTcgatattttgttaaaattcacTTTTTATGCTCTACAGGAGTACCTGGACAAGTATTTAGATTCGCAAGGTTCGAATCTGGATCAATGTTGGAGATCAAAATATGATAGGTTTCCTACCTCaagtgatttttgttttaaggGTGCAACGTGGTATTTGAAACTCGTGGATGTGGCTTCGTTCATAGAAATGGTGTTGAAAAACGTAGAGACACTAGAGACGCTAGTTGTAGTGTTCAAACATGTCCGCTGTAGTGATCCATCATGGTTTGAAGAGTTGCTTCAGATGATTCCAACGCTTTCTAACAACAATAATGTCTCCATTGTGCTCAGACGCTGCTAATCTATTTGCATCCAAATGTTTTACTTAAACTCTTAATCTTATACTAAAGTTGGATGTTCAATATATACTCCCTTTTGAATCACTTAATTTGTTATCGGACCATCCATTGCGCGCGCCTTGTCTTTGTCTAGACTTTTATGCATGTTCACTGAAAGCTTTACAGATAAGATTGCTCATCAATATATAATTCAAGTTTACAATCGAAGTCAATTATACATGAAGTTTGGATCATACTTTGGTGCTCTTGTGCACGGAGTTATGTTCTTGCGTCGTCACCTCTCTATACGTCTCTCATGGTACTTTATCTCTAGCTAGGTTCTTGTCATGTCATGCCTAGTAGtcattatattatttatcattaaatttttaactaaaaacgtgaaatatatatttcgggaaaacttaaaattttagtttacttaaaataataattttattgatcaattccattttagttttaaaataatgtggaCAACAGAAACTAGAGATTAAAGTAAAGGTTACTCAACCTCCATACTGCTCCGAAAATTAAACTGTTTGTGTGGAAAACACTTCACGGAGCCTTACCGTTGGTGAGCAACTACGGTCGAGACAAATTCAAGTTGACGGGAAATGCAAGCTGTGTGGCCTCCCCGAATCTATTGATCATCTGTTCTTTCACTGCAAATTCGCTAAACAGGTCTGGAAATCAGCACCGGTGTGGCCAAGCATTGAGTACAGCGGAACGAtagatttgagaagtgaatGGCGTAGCCTCTGCTCTAGGAAAAACCTCCCCCCGACAGGACTCTCGTCGGGAGCTCTAGCGCCTTGGATCCTGTGGCAATTATGGAAAGCAAGGAACAGCTTGATATTCAAGGATAAAGGCTTCTTGGCAACAGAAGTTATCTCCATGGCTATAGCTGCAGCTCGGAAATGGAATGACAGCCAACACAAGGCCCCCACTTTGCGCCGCTCTCAACCAACTAGAACGCTCCCTGAGGAGAATTGTGTACTGGTAAGATCTGATGCTGCCTGGTCGGAAGCGAATAATACTGCAGGGTTTGGATGGATTGTTAAGTCGCAAAACAGAACATCTTCCTTCTCCTCGTCGATGCGATTTGTAGGCTCCCCGCTCGTAGCGGAAGGACTGGCTATTCGTGAGGCTGTGACAAAGTGAAAAGAGCTTGGACTCACTAGGGTGAGATGCGAGTCTGATTGTGATCAACCCTCTGGCTGCACTCTACGGCATCGTCTCTGATATTAAGATTGTTGCTCTATCTTttgaatgtttttctttttagtgGATTTCTCGTGAGAAAAACTGTGAGGCAGATTCATTGGCAAAACAAGCCTTGGTGGCTGAAATTGCCTTAATGAACTCacctaagagcatctccaatggtgtttcccaccattggagtccttagcaatataatagtatttttttttttttgaatagctAAGGATTCTAATTCTAATTGTATGTCCAATGATGTTATCCATTATGGAGTCCttaggtttgtttttttttgaattgaatcttagaaattaaaaattatgaaatttgcaaaacatttaaatttaaaattcatttattgAAAGATTAAATGTAAACATACAATAattattcatcttcatcattacCAAACTTGTTCCAAACATTTTCGATTAAATCATATTTCAATTGTTCATGTAAATGCCTATCACGAACATGACTCCGTATGCGAAGCATATTACCGAGATTTGGAGGCATCTCGGGAGAATCGGATACATCCACATTTGAACTTCTGGTCGAGGTTCCTTCTTCAAACTCAGATGTATCATATTGAGTGTATCCATTGCGTTCattttctactatcatattgtaCAGTATGATACATGTTCGCATAACCATCCCTATTTGTCTCTTGTCCCACAAAATAGCCGGGTTTTTCACTAttgcaaatcgagcttgcaatactccaaaagcacgctccacatcttttcgggtTGATTCTTGAATTTTAGCAAATAACtctgctttaggaccttgagggagtgagatagattggataaatgttgaccattttggatatataccgtcCGTGAGGTAGTACGCCATATCATACTGGTGTCTGTTGACCACGTATTGTACCCTtggagctcgaccttgtaaaatatcatcaaaaacaggtgaccGATCGAGgacgttaatatcgtttaaggtacctggaggaccaaaaaaaaacgtgttatatccaaagatcttgtgaagcgACAGCCTCCAAGATAATTGTTGGCTTTCCTGATCCACGTGTGTACTGTTCTTTCCAAGCGGTTGggcaatttttccactcccaatgcatacagtcgatgcttcctatcattcCAGAAAAGCCACgtatctctccaatatcgagtagtcTTTCAAGATCCTCTGTTGTGGAtcttcgtagatactcatctccaaataaTTGTATTACGCTTTCTGTGAAATTAGTTTAACACGAAAGTGTTGTGctttcaccaagtcggagatattcgccAGTCGCGTCAGCGGCGCAGCCATAAGCACGCATACGAATagctgccgtacacttttgTAGTGGAGATAGACCTAACCTTCCGActgcatctcttctttgctgaaAGAATGTAACATTTTCGGAGAGACGATTGACAATACGCAAGAATACTTCCTTGTTCATGCGGAAACGGCGTCTGAATAAATGAGCCAGAAATGTGGAATCTTCACTGAAGTAATCATTTCATAGACGGTTGTGGCCCTCTTCGCGGTTTCGTTCGACATATGCACGTTTCCTCGGTTTAACTGTTCGATTTTCGACGATGTTGTTGAATGTATCTTCAATATATTCATCGACAGCCTCATCCAAAACCGCATATAATCTTCGATCGACTTCATCTCCCATATTTGACTATCCTTTCTTCAAATCAAATCAAGAAAGTTTGTTAAAACCAAATTTCAAGAAATTTGTTTTATTGAGTCTCGTCcctgttttgttttattatatggttttgGACAATCCTGTTTACTGGTTTGTTGTACAACGTCTCTAATCGTAATAACCAACAAACATGTAATTAACCATCACATGTAAGTAACGTAtgtatttgatatctttttccTTCCTTCTTTTCTTTGTGAACAAAGTAAAaccaacaaaagaagaagagcgAGTCAAATAAAGAAAGCAGGGAAAACCGGCTTAAGATACGTTACTCTAATCACTCTCCTTCcttcacccaaaaaaaaataaaaaaaagaaagaac
The window above is part of the Brassica napus cultivar Da-Ae chromosome C3, Da-Ae, whole genome shotgun sequence genome. Proteins encoded here:
- the LOC106361962 gene encoding F-box/LRR-repeat protein At5g02910-like, which encodes MSDDCPEIDGVTAAVEKHSHRKIKRARDSINGVDSISSLPDAILQQIFSQIPTKYAIRTSGLSKRWRHVWSQTPSLDIDCYRYEPDSVYETLARRYSSPKITSFRLSISTTEAKPKQIDSLIEFAVSRSTEKLSLEFRHAYAVAYRFPEVFFTSCSLKQLFVESGTIDTIPGHNTVSWRSLKTLSLRGCVLSDEACAKILSGSPLLECLTLFCYKLERLDLSECLMLKRLDVQCWEQMTHSDESRCDLADVSSLTEANVNINCSRRLGFLYDDFGDPETGLADSLQVLILRTLEKLQNVEKLTLCGALCLQILSLAIVCGVPFPMFKKMEALTLETAIYPSIVPGVAKLLQNSPRLEKIKLDTVDCKMLEETRLTNYLYWKGLETRGCWKPKDLDCPSLSEPGLMSSVMKFLMKTSGDAWYKVGSYTFSLNKNSELSFVTDLTQDCFFR